The Diorhabda carinulata isolate Delta chromosome 4, icDioCari1.1, whole genome shotgun sequence genomic interval ATCCCTCTCAATCAAATTCGTTCAAAGCTCTCCAAAAATTCACCAATACCGATGAAGACGATGATTTTGTTAACGCTCCAGTCACACAACATTCTCCAAAATACACACAGAATTGTCAACCACCCGTTGAGCAAACTAgaagaatgaaaattaatgagGGCGATCAACATATTACGAATACTTTTAAGCAAGGTaagatatacataaaaaaaattaattataagtaTAGCATATATTACGGTATATAACTGTAAAACCAATGTTTCACGTCAACAGTTCTTTgtctattaatatatttcaattagtGTTTTTGGTCAAACGCCTGCTTTCTGTTCTCAATTAAATGTGAAGTGTTAAGAATAAATAATGCCCCACTTATACTTGTGTCTCCAATTTAGTGATTACTATCTGTACTACAAGGAGAATTCGTGACGTTTAAGAAAAGAATTATAACATAATAACCTTGATACTTGTTTTATAGCTTGCATGCAAGTTTAGAAGTTCAGCTGGAAGTCgcataaaaatatatgtttcagAAGATAATTTTCGTTTGTTAGATTTGAAATGAGTGAAGAAACCAGGGAAACTGAAAATTACCGTACATTGTTAGACCGATTGTAGAAGATATGGCCCCATatgcagaataaaaaaaattatgtcacaTCAAAACACTCacaaatttcttaaaatgatGGTCAATGAAATGaactttgaattatttcttcagaTCTCACCCCCAGCTAGTGCCTGTCTTCAGACAGCCAAAAATGCTCAAGGTTTAAAAATATCAGTCAAATcagaaagtaaaaaaaggaAGCTTAGTTTGAGGCCACAGAAAAATCGTATATATTACGGCTGGTTCGTGTATTAACCTTTCACATCTATTTTTTATGTTACTGAaagatcaatttttaatttttttctactgcttgagtcaaaatatgaaaattgattttaaaaaaattacaatcgaTAGGTTTTACACAAAGCATCAACAGTAAATTGGAGAACACGCAAGGGAAATGTGAATGTTCAATTAGCGTAAAGCCACATTTTTCATGAAAGTCGTACTCTAATACATCgaatgacagctgtcaagtctTATCAATATTGATCCTAAAATTGTTCGCAATTTCTGAATTATTCGCAATTTCTGAagtaacctcaattttttgctcggcagtgtataaaataagaaaaagaagcatttcaGTACAGTTCTTATTCacaccatatatgtaatactcctttatggacagttggtatgggaaaaggACGTCCCTACGTTACGATGCctacaatattcattttctcttgttcgagacactttatctatactgcgcatgcttgaaaaTGTGCAAAATCGCAGAAACCTGTgcaatttatcattttcataagttgTCGTAGAAAAATACTAATGATGCTGAACACCTGGAACGGTCATTTACTATTACCGCTCCAGAAATTGTTGATCAAATCTTGTTCTTAACGATCACCAAATAAGAGTACCTGAGATATCTGATACAGTGTCTTTTTCAACTGAACGGATATTCTTCATGAAAGGTTAAATATGAGAAATGTATCTACAGTGTACCGCGATTGcttaatactaataaaaagCTTGCTCGCATTGAAAAGTCAAGCGGATATTTAGATATCTTCAAACATAATCCAGGGAATATATCAAGGTGGCTGAAAGCTGAAAAATCATATAGTTTAATGAttgaatattacaaataattctttCTATATTTGCATATTCCAGTAtcatttgatcaaaaatattgttaaattatttttatcttgtcAGCTATTCAGCAtagaataaattgattttattgttagaATTATTATGTTCTAATGTGTAtctatttattgatattaaaccttaaacagaaaaataaaatgttttatccaCACCTTTATAACTTAAAACTCACGAGATCTGGCAGCTCACAAAATCTTGCCCAAGTCTGTATACGGCAAAGTAcacaattcaaataaaatgtatcgcagaattgaaaaattctatagTAAAATGACAATTCTGCCAGTGTCGTACTCACTTGGTAGGttcaaatgtattttcaaatgctTGAGTCCAaacttaatagaaaaatatccaCTGTTTATAGAAATCTATGGATATTTTGACTTAACAATAATTCATtcatattgtaaaatatatcaatattaattattgtactGATTGTTTACATCGTCCTTATACATTTTTAGAACTTTATTTTCGAGACGAAGAAAATCCAAGATATAGAGGAGGACATATTCCTTCAAAAGTATTTAGATTTCTTGATGAAAgtggtatatatatatttttttcatacataatGGTGGAGGGTATTTAATATACTAATACATGACCGGGTCACtcttttattatatatcattttaGAAGTATCTCCTACAGAACCATTTAAGTTGGTATGTCTAGAGCTGTTGTTGGTTTAGACAAGTTATCGTCTCCAGACTGTAGGTAAACTGTTTCACCTTAAGCGCCTTAtaacaataacttggttatcgcaACACCCGTCAGACAGTATTGGAAGTTGATGATTAAAGATGTCTGATTGTGCGAAGTGTCGAAAATCTAAGCCTGATGGCTTAGTTGGTTGCGATGGTTCTTGTACCAGAGATGGTTTCATATGACCTGTATAAGATTTACTGAGTTAAAAACACTGGTTAAGCAAATTTACTATAAGTATGTGATTAttgtcacaaaaaatttatattggcAGAAGCAGCCTCTTCCAATAAGTTTGAAGATGTACTATCcagtattgataaaaattttgaagacCTAAAGAGTAGTGTTAACAAAGATGTTTTGATTAATATAGTcaagaataaaatagaaaaattttaccaaaaaatcaatGGATATTTCTTATCTTTTAAAGACCACATGTAATCAATGTCGAGAATGAGCTGCAAGGTGTAATAAAAAACTGTGATTCTACCCCTGCTAATATAAGCGGAACTTACAACGTTTGCAACATTCTAAGACCTTGCTGTTACATTTAATACTAAATTAAACTTTGTTGAGCATATTAACATTACTCTTGGTGGAGCCTTAAGGAACCTTGGTTTCGTACTGAGAAAATCTAAGCAGTTTCTTTTTAATGCTAATatcagaaatataaataatattacgacagtatattaaatatatatggtCCAGGTCTGACAATATTTACAAAAGGAATACCTCAAAACACACTGTTAGAACGCTTTAActtaaacgaaataaataaataaaaagacccGACAGACAATATAGACCAGGTATTCAAGCATTTCCCCTCCGAATTTTTTAATGCAGCaccaatttatttatacttttgatAGGTGTGTATCCAAAAAGCCAGATCTACATGGTGCCGAAGTGTGCAACCTCTTTTCGGGGGTGgaaaatttttcaccaaaaacaGCCACAGAAATCAAAAGTTCAGCAAAGTGAAAAATGTCATATATAGTTTTGACTAAAATTTCACTGAGATATGTTGTAAAATAGTTGAAGCTAAAAAAAAGGCACTAAAACTAAtgccatttcattgaaaatcaaaattaaacttattgaataatactttttttattgatttttcaaaaaaaattttttgttcattttttgtccATAattctaagagatacaaaaacaaataaacagtcaAATTGGATCATTTTTATGacaattattttgctttttttttgtagcataaaaattgacggagttataaccaaatCATTATAATGCGAGGTTTGCTTATCCACAGCactttgaccctttattaataaaatgtggagggtctcaaaacatacaaaataagaatttgaaattttttttgtgaattataagacattaaaaagtatcaaattttGGCGCAcggattttttctgttgatgctTAGTTGCCTGTAGGTACATTTGAAAGTACCAAGAGATGATATACTTATAATCTACTATGTacgtatatatatacaaaattttttttaaaagtgggtttttttttcattaactgtAAAtcttgttattaataaaaatattattttttttacgacagaaaatgaattttcattcatgaaaaatgtataatcaaaacattgaatGTCATTGAAcactacttttttattatatttttggtaaaGGGGTGGCTCTTAAGGGGTATCTGGGTGTAGAGAATGGATGAAATCACTTTGTGTTTGGAAAATAATCTTGCATACCGAAagaattttaaatcaaaacattaacagtcattgaaaattttttattattttttatcaaaggggtggttcttaagggtTGACAAGGaatagacaattaaaaattacttcaagtagAGACAAGATACTTTATTACcaaaaagaatgcaaaatctaaaagttggcagtcattagatttatttttatttcattctttgCAAAGGGGTAGTTTCTaagggttgaataataaaaattaataaccaattaaattttattaaaatgctatAAATTTCTCACagattttttcctatattattttcatcagaagtgtagttttcaaagatttttaaGGATTAATacctcaaaatatattaattttctattatacaatacGTTAAGATAATATTTCTCCATAAGGGGtggttttcaccccttaaaaacaatttgcacaCCTTGCGACCTTGTAGATCTTGATATGGGGGGTAGGATGAGCTTAATTCTagattttcaggaaaatcggaGCTGCATTAAAGGATTCGAAGGTTTGACACCATTTTGAGCTTGAATACCTGCACTAATAGGAATTGTAAGTGGCTTTAAAGAATTGATAGAGATCTATAAAGTAGCGAAAACTTTGATAAAAGCTTAgatgattaataaaatatttgaccatAACAGGATATAAAGTATAAAAGACGTAGGAAGAGTTAATCAATTGACGACAATGTTTGACCAATATTTAACACGATTGGTAAACTCTTTACTATTTCAAACGCTTATATTTTATACACTattgttataaaagttttacactTCGCGAATATATAACACTAATCACTATTAATGTTTTCCAGTTGCTGGTAGTCCCCAAATGCCGCAGGCAAAAGGAACTCAAGTTAGAAATATTCCAATTCAAATAGAAGGTAATACTTTATCATCAATCAAATTAAGTCCTTGAATTTTGTCCGTCAACtaccaatatttcattttaaatttcttttttaaatattctatatCGTTGACAGGTGATGGACCCCCAAGACCATACGTACATCCTAGTGAACAAGTCGTACCGGAACCCAAAAAATATACCGGAAGCTCAATTCCCAGTAGATCATTTAGAATTTTACAAGCCATGACTGCTCCAAATGATTATGGTAAGAACAATTCACTGTCATTTATTTGGATCATCATTGATTTTGAAatgatgtaaaaatatttttccaaattcgaTATGCACGATCACAATcatgcataaaaaattattctctacTATGAGAACTAACAAAAGAGAAACCTTCTTATAAATGCCTACTTGTTTGAAGAATGCcaaattctaaattataaacagaaaattttaaaataaaattttgttatagccAATGTAGAAGAGCAAAACGAAGATATGCCTCACGATGAATGGGTATACCCACCGTATTACCCTCCTTATCCTTATGCTCCTTTTTGGTACGATTTCTACCGTTACTACTACCCTGACTCTAACCCTGAAGACACTAAAGCTAATAAAAAATCCACTAGAAATGGTGCTTCTAGAAGCAATTCTCCAGCAACATCTGGTTTACATACCCCAATACCGTTTTGGGGTTACGCTCCCCCATATTATCCACCTTCTACATCAAGCGATAATGGAAACGATACACCCAATTCCAAACCACCTGTATGGTACGGTTATGATCAATACTACTCTTTGGAGCAAGAAAGTGATACTATAGATGAAAATACCACACCAGAATATTTTCCTTATTATGATCCGTATTATTACCATTACTATTATGGTTATCCACCGATATTTCCGCTGTTTCCAGCAGGATATTCTAACAGTGAAACAAATAGTACCATAAAttcattagatgaaaaaaaatccGATTCTGAAGCATTACCTGAACATCAAGTAAAAACGCAGcaaaattcagaaaaaagtaTTCTCACTCCTACTATATGTATTAATGAAACTATTACATTCAAAAAAGGTACCGAAAATGTAAATGAGAGCTTGACAGATTGCGAAACAGATACGGAAACGGATAATGAGTATGATAATCGCTTAAAATCGAACCCATTACAAGCTATGAAATCTATaacaaatatgaatattttaaacacAGATAGTAGTGACGAAGAAACATCAAAGGAAGATGTACAAGCTGAAGAATGGTCTGAAGACTCAAACGAAGATAATACTAGTTCAATGTGTTACGAAGAAGACGCATACCCACATCAATTGAGTGTCATTATGGAAGAAAGTGAGAGGACTGAATCTAGATTACGGACAGTAAGCAGTTTAAGTGATAGTACGACACTTGCCGGAAAAAGTGATGTAGAAGATGTTATAGAAGAAGATGACGATGCTACAGAACCAAAATCTAACGATCAAAGTAACAACATTgagaatttggaaaaatctatCCCAGATATTGAAGCAAGTGAAGAAAAAGATGCTGATGAAATAAATGACGACAATTGTAGTGATGAAAGTGAAGATTGGTGGGGTATAATTGGAAAAGATGATGATGATTTACCCAAACCCAGAAAAACGTTTACGTATAATTATAATGATGACAATTTTGATAACGATAACACGATAAGTGATCCAAATACGATTATAGAAGCTGATTCAACTTCCGAGAAAGAACCAGAACCTATCAATACAGCCGTTGAAGAATGCGAAACAATAATTTCTAAAGCAAATGAGGAATTATCTGATGATACTGATATTCAAGTTTCAAATTGTGAAGAATCTAATAACATGGTAGGCACGGAAAGCGTAGTGTTTAGACGTACAAAGCCAGAATCTTCTGATACGGATGTTAAACCGAGACCTAGAAGTATTTATGATTccttggaaaatataaaaacagaatCTACCGGAAATTTAGTGAAAGTTGATAATTTTGTTGGTCTTCTAGAACAAATGCAAAAGGAAAGTGGATTTTGGAATTTAACTGATAAAGATGATTCCCAAACAGTCATTAAATTTAGAAGAACTAAATCGGTAGAAGAAAAATCTAACGAGTATGTAGGAAAACGGTTTACGTGGACTTCGTTCGACAACTTTAATAAAGAAACATATTCTGAGGACAACGAAATTGACAATACAACTAAAAGGTTATCTTGTGGTGCACTTGATAATCCTACAGAGATGGTTAATAGCTCTActaattatattatgtataatcGAAGTGTGAGCTCAACGCCAAGCTTTGACCAAAATAGTCGGGGTTACACAAAGCCGTTTATCGAGCATTTACAAACCACGGAATCTACTGACACAACAAATTCTttggaaaaagatgaaaaagaaGATTGCAATCTCCTGCAACTCAAAATACCCACAATCAAAGATCGCATACAAGCATTAAGAGACAGTATTAACGCCAAACGTAAACAATTGGAAGAAGCAAAATCGCCTAGTAAAGAAATGTTTACGTCCAATAAAAGCAAAACAACATCGTCGAAAAGTAGTGTGAAATCGTCTGAAGAATACAgcgaagatgaagaagaaggagatgatgaagaagaagaagaagaggaagttGATTCAGGAGTAACATCGGATATGAGCAGGCATATTTCCGATACAGAAGAATTTCTTGAATTACGAAAGCTAACTAAATACCAAAGAGCTGCGACGCATTCaagattatttaaattactACAAGAAGAATGTAATAGTGAAGAAGCTGATGAATCATCGCAAAAGCAAAATTTAAGCTTACATTTGAATGAAACTACTACTCacaatgaaattaatgaaaaattagtcAATGAATTGATTGATAGTTTATTGAGACTTAAAAAGGGACAAGCTTTCAAGAATTTACCAAAAGAAAAACTGTACGCAGCAGCCgtaaaaattttacaagaagATATGGATATTACAGAGACAGCTATGGAAGAATCGAACAGTTTATTGTCACCAGTTAAGTCTAGCACGGGATATTCCACAGCAGTACACACGCCTCAAGAATTTCGTAACAGTTTCGAagattataaacaatattacGAATCATGGGATAGAGATGAAGAGAACTACGAGATATTTCCATCAAAAACCTTTAAAGCTCTACAAGAAATATCTAGCCTTAATAAACAAGGAGGTGGCTTGGGATCTTTTGCTAAATGTCCGAAGGTATTATCGtcgaaaaatattcataaaaaattaataaggcTTCTAGAATCATCCGAAAATTCCTCTTATCCTAATCCTGATGACCCTCCGCTAGATACGAACGAAGTGACGAGTGCCTCTTGATATTCGACAGAGTTATTAagcgaaaaattgataaattgttgGACCCCGATTTTAATTAGAGGTATAATTAATTGATACAAAAATCAAGTggcatttttattgttttaaattttttttaactttccaATAAGAtttaaaattgctaaaaaaGTCAGGTACAAAGACAGTTTAGACAGTCACTTttataagtataaaatattcTACGATCATTTTATGTAGTATTCGATTAATTTAACAAATCACTCTGCAATTTATAATActttatatatgataataataaaccACTCAACTACCGTTGAAACTTTGAAGAATTCCatcatttatctattttattattaaaacagtATTGCTTATTAAATTTGCATTGCGATAACAGCGTTTAAACTTTTCGTTTACTCTCCAAAATAGAGGAGACCAACCATAccatataattagaaaaattacagaaaaagcaataatagAAGACGGAGAGATACGTCTATGTTTTATAGATCTTAAAAAAGCATTCACCAGAGTCAATAGGAATGACATATGAGACATCCTAGAAAACAGAGGCTTAAAAGAAAATCTAATAAACGTAGTAAAGGCATTATATAAACAAACGAAAAAGTATGTCAGAGTTAGGCAAGAGGTATCAAATAAGTTCGAAACAACGAAAGAAGTAAATCAAGAATATATACTAAGCCCATTATCATTCACTATAGTGTTATATGAAGgaataaaacaaacgaaaagaCAAATTAAACAGTATAAAGTCGGACATTGTAAAAtggaagatattaaaatatcagaaataCTATACCCAGATGACATGGTAATAATGGCAAAAGATGATAAAACCTTGaactcaaatttaaaaatatatcatgaTAGTCTACATATAATGACTATGAAAATAAGCGAGCAAAAACTAAGTCGATGATAATAAGACGAAAGTATAAGGGCACTTAAGAATCAAATATAGAGCATGTCAAAAGCACGACACTCACACAATATGGAAGAATGGAACAAGACATAAACGAAGCAGCTGGAAGATTATTTA includes:
- the LOC130892559 gene encoding uncharacterized protein LOC130892559, with translation MEPPACVQNAMMTKDKKPFTYTPGGIDLSEARSPRLQRRIERNAHLQGVGDLPQNPAYNPQTTGPLPPSAMAAIRPQPQVQVFPSGPPPTTPLRGSIPPPPPPPKGIPPPPPPPNCPLPTQKVHTSDNQVLERPDMTKIIPENPMALLRRTGGPQPRKSLVDQLFEEVEKPTAECKSPPVQQFKPAQQRIQPVAAPISPVPQQAYKPHQQYNPQMPQSPVEQQQFQVPTNQNIPVRENYSEPVIEQSRYQPTVIDRQRTTPQSNGNQEVKTSTANLGSLYIPPINQQQKRIVTPPTPPERNVDSPSLQTPPLREAPRPWQTKKTQEEVPSWAKRDNQVCNNVEGKKKVSPPVSQPEARWLQAQDNEPNSQQQYELPTYNQQVTQPSYGKLDSNQQQQPIGIRINIRTKPQAPYEDQSASNNNPNVVYVTQPLVLQHPGPNPQKQPNNLGPKNQGGVRVMAADGRVLNRQQSWGNNPSQSNSFKALQKFTNTDEDDDFVNAPVTQHSPKYTQNCQPPVEQTRRMKINEGDQHITNTFKQVAGSPQMPQAKGTQVRNIPIQIEGDGPPRPYVHPSEQVVPEPKKYTGSSIPSRSFRILQAMTAPNDYANVEEQNEDMPHDEWVYPPYYPPYPYAPFWYDFYRYYYPDSNPEDTKANKKSTRNGASRSNSPATSGLHTPIPFWGYAPPYYPPSTSSDNGNDTPNSKPPVWYGYDQYYSLEQESDTIDENTTPEYFPYYDPYYYHYYYGYPPIFPLFPAGYSNSETNSTINSLDEKKSDSEALPEHQVKTQQNSEKSILTPTICINETITFKKGTENVNESLTDCETDTETDNEYDNRLKSNPLQAMKSITNMNILNTDSSDEETSKEDVQAEEWSEDSNEDNTSSMCYEEDAYPHQLSVIMEESERTESRLRTVSSLSDSTTLAGKSDVEDVIEEDDDATEPKSNDQSNNIENLEKSIPDIEASEEKDADEINDDNCSDESEDWWGIIGKDDDDLPKPRKTFTYNYNDDNFDNDNTISDPNTIIEADSTSEKEPEPINTAVEECETIISKANEELSDDTDIQVSNCEESNNMVGTESVVFRRTKPESSDTDVKPRPRSIYDSLENIKTESTGNLVKVDNFVGLLEQMQKESGFWNLTDKDDSQTVIKFRRTKSVEEKSNEYVGKRFTWTSFDNFNKETYSEDNEIDNTTKRLSCGALDNPTEMVNSSTNYIMYNRSVSSTPSFDQNSRGYTKPFIEHLQTTESTDTTNSLEKDEKEDCNLLQLKIPTIKDRIQALRDSINAKRKQLEEAKSPSKEMFTSNKSKTTSSKSSVKSSEEYSEDEEEGDDEEEEEEEVDSGVTSDMSRHISDTEEFLELRKLTKYQRAATHSRLFKLLQEECNSEEADESSQKQNLSLHLNETTTHNEINEKLVNELIDSLLRLKKGQAFKNLPKEKLYAAAVKILQEDMDITETAMEESNSLLSPVKSSTGYSTAVHTPQEFRNSFEDYKQYYESWDRDEENYEIFPSKTFKALQEISSLNKQGGGLGSFAKCPKVLSSKNIHKKLIRLLESSENSSYPNPDDPPLDTNEVTSAS